tccatgggacacaaggagataaaaatacacgtaacgttacggacaaaatacctagtaacttttgcggacttccggtgcggattacggattacgggctgtatgtgacggcacccttaagccgagagcacaagcttttacataaagcataacgcataagcataaggaaattgattggtctatatataagcataagcaaatgcataaggaaatggaccaatcaatttccttatgcttatgcgttatgctttatgcaaaagtctgtgctccggccattacTCAATggttagcgatctagtactagtatagacatctgtggttccagtatggtatatagttCAATGGCAACAATCGGTTTATGCGCGCGTCACCGGATCCAGCGAAGATTCGAGATCGTTCCGGAATCTTCAGGATCTGCAAGATTATCCGGAGCCAAAACTAAAGAGACACTTTGTTCGGAACCGGGATGGAGATCGGTCGAGTTAGAGTCGTCGGATTAAGTGGTGAAGTCGTCTTGTTAAGTAAGTGCTTTATTCGTATTTctcaattacaataataattacagtcTATAGCCAATCGGAGCACGTAGTTGGAACAACTACGTGCTCCGATTGGCTATAGACTGTAACGAACATTTTGAATTAACGTACGCGGTGCTCCAACCGTTATAAGATTTTTCGGAGAGATTAGACGGATTTTATTTCAGCCGTTTTGTGCCGTTCGCTGTCGATAGGAACTAGTCGGAGAACTTTCAACTGCTTTCGGGggtgaaaaagatattttgcgCTGAAACGTACTTGCTTTTGAGAGCATGTGTTCAGGTTCAGGAGAACTTGAATTGAAAATTCagtatttaagattttttaaatatgtacataaattgATTGTGTGCGTATGCAgaacatgtaaattttataatacgtttaagcaaaatatattgagtaTAGGTTAGTATCATTATAAgttgtgatataaaaatattttatcacgaaTATAaacatctatttttaataattgtcgtttttattttagtgTATTAGATGCTTTACTgtgagattaaaaaaaaaacattattaggAAATGAAAAGATTCAATGATAATTCCACCACTAGTGGTGAGAAAAAATGGTACGAGGAATATTCGAAGACAGAGGAACCTTGCAAGCATTCTTTATCCGAAGTTGGTGTGTTACAACTAAAAgacgaaggaaaaaaatatctggatGCAGAGACTGCCAGTTTTCAGTTGAAACAATCTAAGTCACATGACTCAGAGACAAAATGGTTAAAGACAGCATTGCAGCAGGGTACTTTTTTGGATAGAATAGCAGCCAACATAGTGCTGGTGCAAGATAAtccgaaatataattttagtcgTCTAATATTTCTAGTCTATCAAGTAAAAGGGGCCAAACACAGTCAGTGTGGTTTGGTCATAACGTCTCTCAAGGAACTCTTTCTAACTGATCTGTTGCATCCAACTTTTAAGTTgttaaaatttgaagaacAGGATCTAGATAAGCTTGAAGTAGGAAATGAATCAAATTCTATTGTTAAAACAAATGCTGCTAGAAATAGATTACTGGCACATTGGTACTTTGAAGATCAACTGCGTGAGCAGTATAAACGCTTTGTTTTAAGTCTGTCCGCAGTAGCTATTGATAGAGTAGACATAAATCGTGAAAAAGCCATATTGGTAATGACAGATTTGTTGATGAACAATGCTGAACAAGAACATAAGTTACTGGAGTTGATTGTGAATAAAATCGGCGATCCTACTAGCAGAATTGGATCTAAAGCTGTAGTTTGCATCAACAAGTTATTGCAAGAGCATCCAAATATGAAGCTTGTAGTTTTGCGTGAAGTTGAGAAACTATTGTTTAGAAAAAACGTGTCTCAACGTGCTCAATATTATGCTATATGTGTGTTGACACAATTTTTTCTGGACAGAAACGACGACGAAATAGCTGTTACATTGGTAGAAGCGTACTTTGCGTTTTTCAAAGCATGTTTGAAAAAGGGAGAACCTGACAGCAAAATGATGGCAGCAATTCTAACGGGTGTTAATAGAACATATTCTTTCGCTAAGGTAGATTCAAAGGTGCTGAGCAAACACATTGATTCTGTTTACGAAGTGGTGCATTTTGGGTCGTTTAATGTCTCTCTTAATGCACTTACCTTATTGCACCAAGTAAGTATTGTAGAATAGCGTTTATATTTACtgcatttttacattatattaacgggcatttgtatatttagatTACAGGCAAGGACGAGTCTCAAGCAAACAGattttattcaactttttACAGAAAGTTACTCGACCCACAAATAGGAGTAGCAAATAAACGCGCAATGTTTCTCAACTTGGTATATCGAGTTCTTCGGAAAGATCAAAGCGTATTACGTCTATAcgcatttattaaaagaatcttGCAAATCACACTGTACTTCCCTGCAAATATGACATGTGCTATGCTCTATGTTGTCTCTAAAATTCTTCAAGAACGCAAAGACTTGAGGCACATCCTGCTCAAGTCACAGAAAGATGTGAATAAAATCGAGAATATCGATTGTGAAGGAAAAGTTGAAAACGACATTTGTGAAGTAAGCTCGTCAGATGCGGAAGATGTTTctacaatgaaaaataagaataaagcgACGAAAAACACCATTATGTTATCGAACGTAACAATTGGCGTTGACATCGCGTCAGGAACGCAAGCCGATGTGAAGGAAGAGACCGACGTAAAAGTTGAGGAGCAAAATGTGAAGTTGTATGATCCCTTTTGTCGGAATCCACTCTACGCGGGAGTAGCCAAAGGGTTGTACACCGAGCTCGCAGCATTGTCCAGACATTTCCATCCCAGTGTTGCTATATTCGCAAATCGGATAATTCAAGgtaaaagttttacttttatatgcaGCACAATATTATTTGGCaatacttattaatttttgtttacaggTAAACCGATTGAGTACACGGGCGATCCGTTGGAGGATCTAACGTTGATTCGATTTTTGAATCGGTACGTCTTTAAGAACTCGAAGAAGTCAGAAGATATGAAGGTGCAGAAGAAAAATGATCCCTTGGCAATACGCGCCGGATATACACCCAAGGGTGTACGCTCCCTTCCTGTCGATAGCGCAGCGTATCTCAACGAAAGGGAGGAGCGAATACCAGTTGACGAGTTGTTCCTTCATAAATTTtggaagaaagagagcgagactAAGGACATCAAGAAAGAAGACGATGATGAAGACATGGAGAGCGTTAACAGTGAAGAGTTCAACGATATGCTAGATCGTGTGGGCATCAACTACGATTTAGACGATTTAAACGATTTAGACAATTTAGACATTGCGACAGATATCGCGCTtgggaagaaaaaaaggtaAATCTGTATTCTTGTATGtagaattgtataaaatatgctttGACTCATCTATAGGGGGAATGATTGTTTCTGTTCAAGTCTATATGATAACTTCATTGctttgttgcaaaaaataatttttatggttctaggaattatatactttaataattacatttgtaaCTTTCAGCAGCTAAAGTGGTTGATAAGAATAATGAAGATAACGATGATAAATTGGGAGATGAGGATATCCTGGATGAAAATGATGATGCAGCAtctcatcatcatcatcattttcATCCAGGATATCCTCATCTCCCAATTTATCATCGTTATCTTCATTATTCTTATCAACCACTTTAGCTGCTGAAAGttacaaatgtaattattaaagtatataattcctagaaccataaaaattattttttgcaacaaagTCGTCAAAATCTTGCAGCAAGATGACGAGCTGCAAGATTTGAGCGATATTGATGTTGAAGATCTTGATGATGAGGATCTGAGCGACATGGAATTTAATTCCGATGACGGAGGCTTAGATAagataatgaattaatttcgaaTCTAAATGAGAAGCTGAAGACAAAAAGTCCGAAGAGCaaacagaataaaaagaagaaaggaatagacaataatatatttgtatgtgcAGAGAAATTCGCTGAAATGCTGGAGGAGCAAAGCAATACGAAGGGGAAACATGGTTATAGTAACACTTTCAGCAGCAGCGACGGTGTTAGTGCCAAGCAAATAGATTGGGAATCGAAACGGCATGAACGGTTGAGAGGATTGTTTGAGAGAAAGAAACGGAAACCTGGTCAATCGTCCAACAATAAGCGTGCTAAAAGATTCAAAcgatagatatataataaacattttatggaCATAACTTTACATCGGTTTACAATAAATccttaataattcttttttacatatatactattaataatagtatatatgtTCTGTACATTACTTCGTATTGTTCATAATATCGccttagaataaaaaagaattattaaggATTTATTGTAAACCGATGTAAAGTTATGtccataaaatgtttattatatatctatcgTTTGAATCTTTTAGCACGCTTATTGTTGGACGATTGACCAGGTTTCCGTTTCTTTCTCTCAAACAATCCTCTCAACCGTTCATGCCGTTTCGATTCCCAATCTATTTGC
This window of the Linepithema humile isolate Giens D197 chromosome 1, Lhum_UNIL_v1.0, whole genome shotgun sequence genome carries:
- the LOC136999802 gene encoding CCAAT/enhancer-binding protein zeta-like; its protein translation is MKRFNDNSTTSGEKKWYEEYSKTEEPCKHSLSEVGVLQLKDEGKKYLDAETASFQLKQSKSHDSETKWLKTALQQGTFLDRIAANIVLVQDNPKYNFSRLIFLVYQVKGAKHSQCGLVITSLKELFLTDLLHPTFKLLKFEEQDLDKLEVGNESNSIVKTNAARNRLLAHWYFEDQLREQYKRFVLSLSAVAIDRVDINREKAILVMTDLLMNNAEQEHKLLELIVNKIGDPTSRIGSKAVVCINKLLQEHPNMKLVVLREVEKLLFRKNVSQRAQYYAICVLTQFFLDRNDDEIAVTLVEAYFAFFKACLKKGEPDSKMMAAILTGVNRTYSFAKVDSKVLSKHIDSVYEVVHFGSFNVSLNALTLLHQITGKDESQANRFYSTFYRKLLDPQIGVANKRAMFLNLVYRVLRKDQSVLRLYAFIKRILQITLYFPANMTCAMLYVVSKILQERKDLRHILLKSQKDVNKIENIDCEGKVENDICEVSSSDAEDVSTMKNKNKATKNTIMLSNVTIGVDIASGTQADVKEETDVKVEEQNVKLYDPFCRNPLYAGVAKGLYTELAALSRHFHPSVAIFANRIIQGKPIEYTGDPLEDLTLIRFLNRYVFKNSKKSEDMKVQKKNDPLAIRAGYTPKGVRSLPVDSAAYLNEREERIPVDELFLHKFWKKESETKDIKKEDDDEDMESVNSEEFNDMLDRVGINYDLDDLNDLDNLDIATDIALGKKKR